The sequence below is a genomic window from Hippocampus zosterae strain Florida chromosome 15, ASM2543408v3, whole genome shotgun sequence.
CTTTGTCACCACAGCGTAGAGACGCACAAGTCTTTCGTGCTGTAGCGTCTTCATGATGTTTGCTTCTTCCAGGAAGGCGTCCACCGTCATGGTGCCCGGTTTCAGCGTCTTCACGGCCACTTTGGTTATGTGGTTGTAGTAAGCTGGTGAATGAATAcgggggcaggaaaaaaaaatgagaacgtCAAAGTCAAGAATGCAGGACGGTATTAGCTCTTTGTCGCAATTCGTCACGTTTCTGTTGTCTGGACAGGTTGTCCTGATGCCTGCGGCGGTGAAGCTCTTGGTGCTGTGTGcctttttggactttgtttttgtttgttttttcactcaTATGTGCCATTGGCAGTGTTGGGGAAAAAGAAGTTGTTCAGGTCATAGTTCAAAAAGTGAACTCGGCCATGGTGTGCTTTTTCCAAGACAATACGGGCGACCACGCTGGCGTTTCCCCTTTGTCACCGCCCATTCGGTCGGAAATGGAACTGCCACCCGAGTAgagatgatttgttttttggggaacGTCGTAAATCGGAGATGCTGATGTATCGTTTTCCCTTTTGTTGTCCTCTTCATACTCACCCATCCAGACTTCTCCAAACTGGCCCGCTCCTAGTTTCTTCACCATCGTAATGGAGTCTTTGGAGATCTCCCAGGCGTCCTTATCCCACGGCTTTTGAGCTTGGGGCTTTACGCACGGACGGTCCAGTTTACGACACAGGCCATCTGCTTTGTCTAGAACACACAcgggcaaacactttttttacaGCGATATTCATGACAACCTATGAAACGGATCTTCCGAAAGGTATCGGTGGATAGCGAAAAGTGCTAGTTCTGGCTACGAGCATAAGAGAGCAACTTCTACCAGCGTGAGCCTCAATACTGTCATTCAAAATCAGTCGGTTTCTCAaggctaaatgttttttttctcattagaaTTGCAGATCAGAGGTACGGAAACGGGGCCAATCACTTTGAGAACAGCGCATGAATATGAAGAGGGGGGGTTCTGAAGATCATCACGAACATCTCCCCTTTTCGCTGAACGTTGTACTCACGGCGGTAGTGTTTGATCATGTTGCCGACGTCGGGGAAGGAGATCTTGGGAGAGATGTAGAAACCGCCATCATCCAGCTTCCTGATCTTATAGTGTTTGACTGATTCTGTTGCCTGGCCGTCAATGTCTCGTATGGACAACGAATAGCTGCCTGGGGAGGGACAAAAGGATCGGGGTCACAAGTCAGACACGACAATGGTTCCGATCACAGAAAAAGGCCCTCCCAAAAGAATGCCAACGGGGAAAATATGACTGTCGCAATGTGTTTTCCATACCTTTGGAGGTTTCACTTTCCCTAATCAGAAAAGCCCCGGGTTTGTTGGTCGGCGCCAGTAGCTGCCTCTCTGCATCTTTTCTGCTAATGTCCTTGAAAAACCACCTGCAACGGTCGATGATTAAATGTGTGGTTGGCATATGAAGGgctggttgttctttttttttgtgtgtgtgtgccagatGACTTCAATAAAATagattaaaatgcaaaaaagatcATCAAGGGACGTCCAACTCACGGCCCcaaggccagatccggcccaccgcGACAGCAAGTCCCGGGAGTCAACTTGCCAAAATTGGTtcagaaatgtcaaattaacACATTCATATTTTGCAACGCTGTTTCCACTCACTGAACAAACTATGACAGTTAACGTATTTCAAAACTATCCATCTATTACTTTGTTGCAGAATGAAACATGATGAGACGATGCaacatttttgtgctttcacggtcagtcataacggcccaccAGGGGAAGACGTGACTCCGACAATgaattttgacacccctggtgtagcaGTTAGCCTGTTTAGCTCACGGACGAGAACACcatgttctttattttttattttattttattatttttttcccaaagagtCTTTCCCGAACAAtttggtagctagctagctgtctttgATTCCCAGTGTTTGCTCTTGGGGCGCAGTCATGGTTTGGTCTCCTGAGTGAGCAAGGAGGCACAAAGCTGAGAGCGATTGCTAATCAGCTCCTGCTGTGGAGGCGCACAGGTGGGAGCGACCTGGTAATCAGTTTCCCGGTCTTGTCAGCGAGACGCTGGATCCTTCTTGTTAGCTTGTAGCCATTTGCTCTTGTAATTCCACCTTGTcgccttcattttgtttttggtgcccGTGAGTTTTATCATCTTCCTGTTGAGCCTCCTTGCTCCCTCTCCTCATCACCATAAGCCTCATCgttttggtgctttttttttttttttttaatgttgccaGGCACCATTGTTTTTCGCTTTTCCTGGCACGTTTTGTTTGCCAGTGTTTGTTCTCTTTATATTTAGAAGTTTTGGACACTTTCTGTTTTTGAAAGAAATACTGTGAAATGATCTGTACACGCTGTTACTGTCTCAGAGGTTAATTGGAATCTAAAGCACAGGCCCGCTTGCGTGGACTTCAGTTCCGGGTGTTGCGGATATTCCAAATGACGTATTGGTCGTTTTCCATGGGTGAagctgttcctaatattttgtCACTCTCCTCCAACCAGCTGAGGTAAGCAAAGCGTGACGGCTCTCATGACGCAATAACACTCCCCACCACTGatccagacagacagagagactcACTGCTCCGTTTCCATGGTGTCCACTCGGGCCACGTAATTGGACGGAATGAAGCCGTGTTTGTCGGATGTCAGCGATTTGGCTCTCCACCACTCGCCGTGTCTGCAAAGCGTAGTCACGTGTCGTACGTGCAATTAGTGGATCCCGCCTGGCGTTCTGAACCAACGTGACTGTTTTTTTGTACACTATCAGATATTCAGACACTCACTCCTCAAGAATTGTCATCTTTTCTCCTTTGTTGAATCCAAGGTCATCAGGATGAACGGCTTCATATGGGTAAAGGCCCACCACGATTTGGCCAGTCATGTGTTGCTCTAACAGGGGGGGGAAGAAGAAGAGTTATAAGAATAACCTTCGcctcatttattttgtcaaaaggtTACTGGAGTTGGGATGGAGCGGAGGCCGTGATTGGCACGTCTGCCACACAGTCAAAAAGGTCTGGCTTTGAATCATAGCTTGGACCTGCCTCTCTCTGTCATTCCTTTGCATTTTCTGGTGTTGGTTTGATTCCGTTCGGCCGACTTCTTTTTCACATTCCGGTAGCATACACGTCAGGTTAACTCAAGACTCAAAATTGCCCACAGGTGTCACTGTTAGTGTGACGGGCTGCTGGTGCCGTCAGATGGAGCAAGGCATGCAAATCGGAATTGGGGCAACTTCCCCAGACATTAGAAGACTCCTTGGTCCATTTTCcgacccgctttatcctcactagggtcgggggggggggggggggggctctgcactgtgaggtccgcGCGCAAAGCACCGGACCACTACCGGTTTTcaccaataatttaaaaatgacaacttgATGAGCCTAAAagtgagaattgaaaaaaagacaacataccCTCTCTCCTTTGAAAAACCTGACCGGGCAGCACGCAGTTATTCTGTTAACAGCAGGCATCCATGTTCAGTTGTCTGTCTTAGGTCATGTTAAATTCATGACCTACCGTCTGCTGACTGATCTTCTCCTTGGCGGGCTCACTCGGCGTGCGGTTTAGTGTGGACTTGATGCAGCCCATCTCGTCTGCTCGGGGACGTAGAAAAGGGAAATGTGCGTACAGTACTACAGACGGTTACCATGTTTTGTTCTGGCAAAAAcatttgccccccaccccaccccgcaccCGAAAGAAAGTAGTATTTCCCATCCTCGGGCCGCAGTCCTGCTCGTTTTCAAAGTTTCCCCTCATCTCACATCTCACACCTCTGATTGACATGATCAGCAAGCCCCGTAAAATCTTGATCATTTCAATCGGATATGTTGGAAGAGGGCAAATGTCTAAAACAAGCGGGACTACGGCTCGCTCGGACCGGAGTTGCCCACTCTCACCTGAGACGGTGTCTCTTTATTCGGTCTGGACATTAAAAGGATTGGGAAAGTTGGCCGGAACGCCACGAGAGCCCTGCTTTCAGTAGCCGTTGTGTTTTCATCGGCCTTTCGGGCGATTGTGCTGGGTGCCCCAAGAATTTGGCCTCGAAACCAATGACGTGACGTGAAAAAAATCATCCGAGCGGCGAGTCGTGTGTACATAGAGTACGTCTGCTGGCGATGTTTGCAAAATGAGGTCAGTGCTCCGCATTTCtggtttgaaaaaaagtcagagGGGGACTTCGGTCGACCTTCTCTCGGGCCGGTCAACGAGATCGGCTCCTGATGATAGTTTTCAAATCAAACACCGGCGGTTCACTCTCGATTGCGAGCAGTTCATTTGGGGAAATTCGTCAATTTGAAATGACGCTCGGGCTCCAACGGTGGCTCGTGTTGTCGCTGCCCCTCGGGCTCTATTTGTAACGTGACAGTCGGCAAACAAAACAGGCGGAAACGGTGGCTCCGAACAGATTAGGAGCCTGCGCGCCAGCACAATGAGCCACACAGAACTTCCTCCTGAAACAACGGACTGTGTGAAAACTGAGCGCAGGCAGGAAGAGTCTTCTTCCATTTAGACGTAACGCAGAGTTTCGCGCCAAGGTTGAAAAGGCAAACATCGGAAAATGACCCCTGCAGAGAGAGACTTAAAATAATTTCATAGTCTCCTTAAAAACGGAGGACAGAGAATTCTTTTCAGGACACCCACCCTAATAATTCACCCCTCTGCGCACAATGACCCTGCTGGTTGTTTGTCCCTCACCCGTCACACAACATTGTCATTACCTCTTGACGTGTGAGCAAGTCGTTAATCCAGTGTGAACGCGTTGGCTGCTCCGCAGATTCGCCGGGCGCTTTTCCACCTCGGCTGGCCCAACTCGCTCACTGAACTGCTGCTGGCGTTGATCTCGGCAGCCAGGACAGCCAGCCCCCAGGATGAGGAACTTCACAGAAACtggttggtgattttttttttttttcttcctcaatgAAACTTCCTTGTGCATCATTATTTGCATAaatggcaacacacacacacacgggaacgGCATGCAGAAGGCGGCTTTTGGAAGCTCTTAGCGGCCACAAAATTAGCGAGGTTTTGTAAAAATATTGTCTTTTCATGATTCCTAAAGCAATCAGCCACGACTTGCAGGgatagaagagagaaaaaaatatctcaGAAAaataaggaggaaaaaaatcctgtagaattagtttttttttaagtgggaaTGGGAACAATGAAATGCCCTGAAAATCATCAATATCTGTgaccaaaaatagaaaacattctcattacaatacaatacaatacatgctgatttacgaTGCAGTACAaccagaattattatttttttttgtacaatctTGTCTCGCCTGTGTGCGGCGGACAAATTTACCTTGTTGAACTCAGTTACCTGCAAGCATCAACTTAAGTCTTCCACATCTTCATTTTAGAGGTAACGTTCAACTTTTTAATGCCGTCTCAAATGTGTTGATGGAAAGCAATCAAACGTGGATGCCATGCGTCCTTTATTTCACTTGGACTGGCACGAGGTGTGCAAAAGAGGTCACGCACAGCACACGGTTAAGACATTTACCAAAAACTCATGCGACCTCACATTCCTACAAGCTGATTTATAAATAGCTGCGCGCGCACAGTGTCGTCACCGTGGCAGTCGACAAATAACCTGATGGGAGGAGCGCCACGCAAACGCATCGAGATTCACACCTACGGGCAAATGGGAGGTCGCCCGAGAGGACAACCTACAAAAATGAACTTGGCGAGAAAAGACAAGACTTTTGCTTAGCGCAATGAAATTGAAGGAAACGGAAGAGCGTCGTTCTGCCGGTCCCGCTCAAATGTACTGATTCGTACATGCGACGGTTGTAAATGTACGCAGCATGAATAAAAGTACAAGGACGGGGTTTTAGTATTCATCACTATCTCATGGTGCACATTAGAtgatgtcaaataaaaataaatacatagtacaaaaaaaaaaaaggaaactgacTGGCGCGCAGGCTAAATCGCAAATATTTCATGAGTGAAATGCAAGCTAAATTCGCTGGACATCTACTTGGCGGGCCTAACGATGCAAACTCCCTCTTCGACGTGGGCGCAGGCGGTGGCCAGGGAGACGGTTCCTTCAAGGTTGGGCGTAATTACAGAAAATGGGTCACAATGTAAGTAAGTGCAGTACAGCGTCAAGTCACACAGCACCACCAAAATTGCAGAAATGGTTCCATCCTGTACGGTTCGTGATTCCAAAGGGTGACCGGAGTAGTGCAGAAAAGGCGTGGAGCAAAGTCCAAATTCCAGTTCATTGCCCCCCCACGCAGGAGTTTTTAGGTTTTTTGAGTCACTTGCTGCTAACTCGTCTCAAAAGTATCGGTCATGCAAAGGCATCAGTATTGTGTTAATCCCCGACTATGTGCCGGGCGTGAAGAGTGACTTTGGACCCAAAAAGACCCGGCGGGACTCAATCCTGCAATGTTCAGTTCGCTGGCGAGCGAGCGCGTCAAGTTAGCTGTTCTTATGCGCCGCTTCTCTTTGGGCCGAGGAGGGTGAACTTTGGGTGTCATCGGTGTCGTTTGCATCTAGGGGCAAGAGAAAGTCAATTAATTATGTTGCCATCTTAATGGAAATCATTCAAAGTATGTTCTTTTCAAAACGGTTTCATTTCTAATTTGAACTGCTGTCCAAATTCTACTGGACTGGCAGGTCCAAAGCTCCGAATACAATAAATGCTCCGAGCGGAGTTTACCTCCCCCGCCTGCGTTGATGTGCAGCTGAGATAGAGAGAGCGTAAGGGTGAGCTCTCTGCCCTCAGGGTCACTAGGACTCTGCAGGATGTCGTGGAGGGCGTTCCTACGTCCCGTCCTGCCAGATGCGATGAAGTCGGCGTACGTGACCTCAACATCAGACATCGCGTCATCATCATTCAGACAGCCACACCTACGAAAAGAGCAGATCTGCATTGACTCCATACAGAATTCATTTGAATAATTCAATAGATCTTTGCCTCAAATGATTACCCGCATTGTGACTTTCTTGAGCATACCCgtttattagtattattttaaCCACAAAGCATCACTGATACTGCGCCATAAAATTCCAAAAATAGCCCTTGCGATGCGCTAGTGTAACCTGAAACCTTCAAAGGCAGGAAATGCACCCCAATGTCTGAGCATACATGCAAATCAAGGTAAATCAAAAGGACAGGTCTTCAACTTGAGTTAAATTGCCGCGGGTAGGTCGCTAAAACGAGTGTCCTTTATGCATGACGGTGGACGCCAAACAAAGGAGAACCACGGTTTTATCAAATGTGCTTTCATACAAACGGAATTAATATTGCACGTTGGTGACTTTAATGTCGAAAGCGAGAgtttaacattttattcaatttGACCACACGCTTCAATCCATCATGACGTCATCGCATTGTGTCCCATGTGCTCGCTTTCACTTACCTTCAGAGTCGTAACAGCTCAGTTGCACACTACGGAGGTGAATTCGGTGGCTGAAGCGCACCGCGGGCCCGACATCATGTTCAAAGAGCCATTAAAATGcaaaaggtacaaaaaaaacacactgtattaaaCGATTCAAGGGAATAAAATGTTTAACTCTGAACTCCGACGATACGTTCGAAAAACAACAATGAGAAAATATTAATCCTATTAGAGCTGCAGAAGTGGATGCTTGCAAAGTAGCCAGTCCGCCGTCCTCTTCCTACTTCCCAGCCAATGAGCTGTCCGCACGCCGAATCTGAGCGATGATTGGATGACACGCACAAAGGATGAGCGCATCCTCGGTGCGAAAAAGCGATGTTAGGTTCAAGTTCACCTTGTAAAAAGTCAATTAAAAACACGGACAATGCAGTGATTATGAGAGAAAACAGATAAAACTCTAACAAAGAtatgattataataataacttaaagacaaaccaaaaaaaatacccaataACAGTGTGGGGTGTGTCATATATGATGCTGATATGCAGTATATCCAgaaaccacaagatggcactgtTGCAACCACGAAAATACCCCTGTAATTGAACAACTGAGAATAGACCGTATCCAAATCAAAAGATGGAATATTTCTTGTACCAAAATGATGTACCAGTGACTATGCTCCTGAATAGCTATTAACAGGAGAGATACTTATCTTACCCTCATTCAAAATTCAAGGGTTATCATATGTACAGTAAAAGCTGGCTACTGTATGCAATTCTTTGCTCTGTAATTGTCTGTTACTTTCCTTTCACAAAGAGCTGATGTTACTGtgaagtaaataaaataaatgtctcaCACGCCCGAATGACTTAAAAGTGCAGTCTAGTATGTGTACTATCCATAACAGATGCTAATGCACAAATCTGTGCAAATTGTGTTTGCAGTATATTGGCAATATACAATGTAAGGTTTGATCCATTTTAACCTTCAAACAGCCACGTTTCCATCGCCCGCAATGAACGAATGCGCATCTTCCAGTGTGTTGCTGTGGAAACGCCTTTCTGTCATTGTGCCTGTGGCTCGTGTCAGCAGGATACATTTGGGAGACTTTGAAAGGAAATAGGAAGACTGTTTTCTGTCAGAGTCAACCCGCTCAAGCGCTTCCTCCTGCAACCCTCCCCGCCCCAAAGTATTCCTTAGTTGGCCAGCCCTCATGGTCAGACAGATGCTGCACCCCCCCTGGGGGATGCTTATGCTACTTGGGACTTAACCACCCCCGAGTTCACTGGCACGCCGCGGGGAATCACTGGCAGTCGCGCACACTCCTCGACTGTTTACTGTGAGAACCGCCCGTCTAGTCGCTCCTTGGAGCTTTCCGTGGTGCTGAAACACATTCGGCGAGCAACAGATCTTTTTTATCCAGTATGCTGACGCGGTCACAACCAGTCGTGCAACCACATGGCgacataaaattgagtaaatcaaATATTCTTTTTTCAGTGTATATCGTGCTGTTTTATGGCCAAGCATTGGATGATGCACCATTTCACCAGCAAGAATAACAATATCGCAAAGAAATAATCAATATATTGAAAGAAGCCCCAAATACGTCACGTTATTTACAACAAGGTGAAAGAACCGGCGAGAAAAAAAGGCCTCGATATGTGAATGTTAGTTAGGCTAGCATGTACCCAGCCAGTGTATGAGCTATGCCACCTTCAAGTTACTTCAAAGTAGAACCACTTGTCTCGAAGAGGGAATCTGAGTTGCTCCACTGGTGCAAGCAAGTGTTTTGCTTAAGGGTAACTTCATTTTTTAGATGAGCTCAGGTGAAAGTTTAATGCTCCCTGCTGAGATGCGAGTTTATTTGGCAGCAACGGATGTGCAGAAGAGCTCAAAATGAGTCCTTTGCGGGGGGACTCTTCGACGAATCCACATTCTAAGACAAAGATGGCCAGTACAAGTGATTCAGGGATGTCGAAGAGATCATACAAAATTGGAGTGACACGACCATATTTCCTCTGGCAGTAGCAGTTAGGGCCAGGCAAGAGTGCACAGAATCAGAACACCCAAAGAGGTTTTCTTGTGCACCCAAGCAAACGGTGTACACGAAAACAGTGCGGTGCAAGTTTTTCCCTGATGCTTACGCGATGAGTGTGGCATTTGGAAGTGGATTACACATGACTGAACAAAGAAATGTTCGACACAGATGAAAACACAAGGGGTGCGGGGGGACTACTATACATTGGGCCACAGGTAGAGCAGAGTCTAAAAACAGGGCCGAACAGAGTTAGTGAAAATGTCCAATTATCTTTTGTCTTCTACATTCCTGAAATCAAATATTTGTCCTCCCTTGGCCCAGGCGTATATCAGTTTCCATTTTGAGCACACTCGTTCAAAGTAAATCCAGTCCCAGGTCCATATGTTCATATGTATTCGTCAATGGGCATTAAGTTGGATATTCATGATATTGAATACATGTGCAAACGGCCGCTCTCCACGCCAGTGTGCATATGCGCCAGCATCCCAAACGCCAAGCTGAGCCGCCGCATGGCACCGTTCAACATCCAGACGGTATATCCCTTTCGTCGCCGGTGGGTGTCGCTGTTAGCGCCGTTACCGAAACTGTCTGTCAGTCTGTCTGGCGGGGATGAAGGGGACGCTGTTTTGTGGAACGCACgctaacacgcgcacacactcacaaccgtgcgcgcacgcgcgcacgatAGAGAGAACGCGAAAGAGAGAGACAAGTGAGCGCCTTCGCGCCTGTGCGCAGTCCTCCGGCCCGGccgctccttccttccttcctccctcctctCCCTCACTTCCTCCCCACCGCTGGCTCGCTCCCTTTCGGATGCTGGGAGCCTTCATCTTTCACACTCCGCGCTGGGCCAAAATACTTCCGAGGCCGGATCGACCGACTGCCCGTTTTGCCTGGTTTGAATTTCGGATTCCCACACCAGAAAGAAGGAAAGTCGAGAAGGGAAAAAGCGGCTCTCCATCCCCCGAGGGAATTTATTTTACAGTAAGCAAGCGCAATGTCATTCCAATTTCACTGTTCCCCATTTCCTCATCTTACGAATTCCacacgcgcaaaaaaaaaaaaaaaaaaagcctaaaaaCATAGGAACGTGAACGCCAGCTCGGAATACGTGTTCTGAACGAGAAGCGCGCTTTTGTCCGCCAGATGTTGTCGTCATTTGCACACGGTCGTATTCACGTGGATTCGGGTCTGACAACGCGTTTTCTGGGCTGTGGCGCGCTCGCATCGATCGTGggcagaaaatggaaaaacccCCTTTTCAGCTAGACGTACTCGCCATCAATCCATtcgtccctccctccctcccccctccatcCATGCATGCATCCGGGATCTAATGCGAAATCTAAATTACTTTCAGATTGACCTAAATTTGAGCGATATTGTAAGATTGTAATGCGTGACAGCGGCTTGCCCTGCCCAACGCCCGCAGGATTTGCGTTGCGTTGCTTTTTACAACGCGATGTGGAGACGCGGTGCAAGTCAAGTGTCGTCGTGCGGTTGAGCCATGAGCCTTGCGAAGGGGGGATGCAAACGCACCTCACAGCCAGCGTGCGGCTCCAGCCGGGGCCTGCCTCCCTTCCCGTCCGCGGGTACAAAACCACTGTGCGTTTAACGGCACCTCGGGCCGTTTCTCAGCCCCGCTGCGGAGTCATTCATCTCTATTCATTCCCCAGATGACTGCGTTTCCGAGGGAGCTGTCGCCTGTTGTTCACGTTTATTGTAGTGGACTTGTGCTCTGGGACGCGTGGCAGAAATATGGATCTGTTTTTGTTCCAAGAGAAATCCACCGTATTGGACTGTGCTGATTATACATCAGCAGGCACGGGTGTCAAATTTAGGCATCGGGGCCCAGATCTGGCACGCCAAAtgattttaagtggcccgctgTTTCTGGCCAAAATTTCTATAGTggcaaattgtcttcaattttaATAATGTTGggatattgcaaaaaaaaaaatgccggggGGTTGGGCATACCGAAACACTCCTCAAAATGAATGGAACTATTTTCCTTGACTTGCCCCTCTGAGGACAACAATGTGGCCGATGACAAACATAAGTTTGGCGACACTGCATCAGGGGGAAAGTGGAGACAGCAGttggtgtttattattatataaatgtGTATAAAGAACATTCTCTTATCATTCTTGTAGAGCTGCATTGAGGACAATTTTAGGTGTCTGTGGCTGCGTGagtgcatctctctctctctctgtgttttTCTGCTGTTTTGGGCAGGACAGCATCCTGCTCCGTGTTGCCTTGGAAACCTCGAATTGAACACGGCATGGCAATGTCTCTGCTTATTCCGTCTTGTCCATTTTCGTTGTCATTGTGTTTTGCAATGTGGTGTTTGTTAGCAATCAAGCCAAAGCTGTTTcttaaagtggggggggggggcatttttatTGCCAGGAAATTGGATTCCAAGATACGTTGGCAACAAGTTGGCACCACCCTGTTGTAGTTCCTTCTTTTGTCTCGTGCTGGAGCGCCGGCATGAACCAATCCTCACATGTAAGATTCATCTGTCGTGCAAGAGAGCACCGAATGGCTTTCTGTTGAGTGAGGCCTGCAAACAACTCtcgatgtttttatttattttgattttattaactGTAGCGGGAGCAAACTGGCCGTTAGCAGGACAGAGATTTCCGTTCTATTCttttgcatgtttgcatgtgAATGTTTGCCAAAAGCCACCGCTTGCCCCAACGGGGTCGGACAAAACGACACCGACATCTCCGTCCGTGAAACTTGAACATGAAGAACTCGGGATCCCTGTTGATTGACTGTGCTCGCCATAGCAACATGCATGCGGGTGACAGACTGACAGTGTGCCAGGCGGGTTGACTAATGGATGATGTGAAATAACAGCTGCACTTTGCCTCTTTGCCCGAAGCTCTGAGCGCTTGCCTTGTCCTCTCCGCATCCCTTCAAGGAAACGGAAGCGAAAAGGAGCTTTAAAGAGGCGAGCAGATTGTTTGCTTCACACGTCAACATGTCACTTGCGATAAGAGTCTTCGCCAGGAGGAAATTGTCCTTTGCCTCGCAAATAGCCGTGTATTTATGTCGGTCCGGGTCACTGTGTAGATGCAGCCCATTGTGGTTGTGACGGGCAATCAACTTTGTGATTATCCAAAAGAACTGCGAACAAACAATGCAGCTTTGAGGACCGATGGGATGTGATCATAGCAAGGCGTGATGAAGGTGTCACCGCATCTTTCATCCTTTGGCCAAGTCGAGTGCAGGCCAAGGCTAACGTCGTTGCTCGGATGAGTCATCCTCCCGGTGGAGGGCTAAGACCCGGTGGGTGAATGGCAATTCATGATTAGCTAGC
It includes:
- the lyn gene encoding tyrosine-protein kinase Lyn encodes the protein MGCIKSTLNRTPSEPAKEKISQQTNNCVLPGQVFQRREEQHMTGQIVVGLYPYEAVHPDDLGFNKGEKMTILEEHGEWWRAKSLTSDKHGFIPSNYVARVDTMETEQWFFKDISRKDAERQLLAPTNKPGAFLIRESETSKGSYSLSIRDIDGQATESVKHYKIRKLDDGGFYISPKISFPDVGNMIKHYRHKADGLCRKLDRPCVKPQAQKPWDKDAWEISKDSITMVKKLGAGQFGEVWMAYYNHITKVAVKTLKPGTMTVDAFLEEANIMKTLQHERLVRLYAVVTKTQPIYIITEFMANGSLLDFLKSDACGKLQLPKLIDFAAQIAEGMAYIERKKYIHRDLRAANVLVSESLLCKIADFGLARVISDDEYTAKEGTKFPIKWTAPEAINYSSFTIKSDMWSFGVLLYEIITLGKMPYPGMTKAEVMSSVQRGYRMPCPDNCPAELYNIMMSCWKSAPDDRPTFDYMQSVLDDYCTSTEQQYQQQP